A segment of the Streptomyces sp. NBC_00376 genome:
TGCGGACGTTGTCGAGCCAGGTGCCCAGCCGTACGGTCACAGGCTCTCCAGCGCCTGCTTGACGGCTTGCTGGGCCCGTCGTCCCCTCTGCTGCTCCTTCCAGGTGTTCGACGTGTTTGCGGGGTACGCGTAGGTGTCCTTCCCGGGCGTGGTACTGCCGTGCCGCTGCGAGGTTGAGGGCCCACATGGTGTCCTGCGTCCGTTTCACCGGCCGTTCTGTCTCTTCGGCGGGTTCGATTCCGAGGACGTTTTCCAGGAGCCATTGCTGTGCGGGCAGGAGCTGTTCCCACCCGTGCCGCTGCGCGGTGACCCACCTTCCGAGGTCTTCTCCTTGCACGATCACTTTGTCGGCCGTCACCGGCAGGGCCCCGCCGTCCTGGAGGAGGTTCTGGATGAGCCGGAAGCACCGCTGCCACCCGGTGTCCCATACCGGGCACCATCCCGGGTCGATCTCGTCCAGCGCTGCGCGCCGTGCCTCGGTCGACGCACCCGCACTGCTCTCGACAGCCAGGCCGGCCTCACGGCGTTCCGCGTTCGTGTCCGCGGTCCGGGCGGCGAATCGCTGGTTCTTGGTCCAGGTCCCGACCGGGTATCCGTCCCAGACCGCGGTGACGGGCGGCAACAGGTGACCGTGCACGGCCGCCCAGGCGCGGGCGGCTGTGAGGCCTTCCTCGAACGCAACGTCCTGATGGGACCACACCATCCCCAGCCCATCGAGCTGTTCCACCCGCCCCGCATCCAGACGCCCCACTTTGTGGGATTTCCGCTGGTCGGCGAGCCAGGTCCCCAGCGGGAACCCGGCCGGCACCCAGTCATCAGGGGTGACGTAGTCGTACGGCACCCGCAACTGCCCTGCCCCGGTCTCCTTCACATACCGAACGCATGCCTGGATACCACGCCGCCAGAACGTGTTCTCCGGCTCGATCACCCGCAGCTTCACGAACCGCGCCAGCAACGCAGGATCCCGGGGCGTGCTGAACTTCAGCAGCTCCTGCGCAGGCGTGCTCGGTCCCCGCTCACCCTCCGACACTTCCCGCTCAGCTACCGCCTCGCCTACCTCGGCACCCTCCGGGAGCCAACTCCCACTCCGGACACGAGGATCCGCCAGGTGCTCGATCGTTTCGGTGTCGTGCGCCCGCAGCGCTGAGAGAACCTTCGCCAGGGCTCCATAGGCATCCGAGGTCAGCATTTCGTCCGGTGTTTCACCCGGAGCGAGGAATACCGGAACAATCAGAGAAGCAATTTTCCCTTGACCAGGCTTGATTCTCAGGGCACGTCCGACCATTTGCACGATATCGATCATCGACCCCCGCGCATCACAGAAAGCGACGGAATCACAATTCGCCGTATCGACACCCTCGCCCAGCACCTTCACCGAGCTCAGCACCCGCAACGCCGCCGGCACCGGCCTTTTCCCCGACCGCTGCCCACTCCTGCCGTGCCCGCCGCCCCTGCCATCCCTGCTGCGCCCCTCGACGCCACCCTCGACCAGTTGCGCCTGACCCTGCGCCTGACCCTGGTTCTCGATGGTGTCGGAGGCGAACTCCTCCAGCACAGCCCGCCGGTGGGCGGGCGAGTGTTCGCCATACAGCCAGTCGGCCCATACCCGCTCCGGCTCCGGATAGCGTCGCGGATCGTCTTCCCACAGCTTCCGGGCCGCATCCACCACACCGGTGGCCATGGCTTCGGCTTCACTGACCCGGCTGTGGAACGTCAACACCTTCCGCAGGTTCTCCTCGGCGGCCGCGGTCACGAGCCCGGTCTGCAGCGCCGCGAGCCGTGCCCCGCGTGCGGCGTCCGACCCGTACCCGGCTTCCTCGCGCAGCTGATGGAACTCAGGGTCGGAGATGTCGACGCACACCACCTGGTACGGGGCCACCAGGCCCCGGCTCACAGCTTGTGAGAGCGTCAGTTTGTACGCCACCGGCCCGAACACCCGCGACCCCGGATCCATGCTCGCGATCAACCGCGGCTCACCCGACTCACCACCCTGAGCATGCTCGGGCGCTTCCCAGATCCGGGCCGTGGCGGTCATGTACAAACGGCGGGTCGCCGGGATCCGCACCTGGTCGTGCACCGCGGCCCACGGCTTACCCGCGTACCCACTGGTGCGGTGCGCCTCGTCGACGACCATCAGGTCCCACGCACCAAGGCCGACTGTATGGGCGTTCTGGAGGATGCCGAGTCCGACGGCGGCGTACGTGGCGAACACCGTGACCCGCTCCAGCCCCCTTACCCAGGAGACGAGTTCGCCAGGGTCGGTCGTGCACGGCACACCGTCGGAGTCGTCGGCCCGGAGAGAGCAGACCCCGACCATTGCCCCTGTACGGCCTCCTTCCCGCCATGCGGCCGCGGTCTGGGTCAGCAGATCCAGTGTCGGCACCAGGACCAGGACATGCCGCGCGCCGAGTTTCTCGGCGGCCGCGACGGCGATCAGGGTCTTCCCGGAGCCGGTCGCGGCGATCACCTGGGTCCGCAGCCCCTCGGCCGGCAGGTGCCCGCTCGCAGGCGTCTGCAAGCCCCTCAGAACCGCGTCGACCGCCTCCACCTGATGCGGAAACAACTCCTTCAGCGTCACCAGAACTTCCTCTCCTCAACCGCTTCAGACATATTTCCAAGCCAGAAAAGACCCGGATCCCTGTGCAGCAACATGCATTTTTCAGCGACAACCAAGCACAGACAATCGACCCCAGGGACAGCGGCAGGGTGTCGGCTCCCACTCCTTAATCTAGCTGGGCATTAAGAGTGACGCACACCGACAGTAGAAGTGTTTCCGAACCGCTAGTCTGTCATCTGCGCAGGACCGCCCCTG
Coding sequences within it:
- a CDS encoding DEAD/DEAH box helicase — its product is MTLKELFPHQVEAVDAVLRGLQTPASGHLPAEGLRTQVIAATGSGKTLIAVAAAEKLGARHVLVLVPTLDLLTQTAAAWREGGRTGAMVGVCSLRADDSDGVPCTTDPGELVSWVRGLERVTVFATYAAVGLGILQNAHTVGLGAWDLMVVDEAHRTSGYAGKPWAAVHDQVRIPATRRLYMTATARIWEAPEHAQGGESGEPRLIASMDPGSRVFGPVAYKLTLSQAVSRGLVAPYQVVCVDISDPEFHQLREEAGYGSDAARGARLAALQTGLVTAAAEENLRKVLTFHSRVSEAEAMATGVVDAARKLWEDDPRRYPEPERVWADWLYGEHSPAHRRAVLEEFASDTIENQGQAQGQAQLVEGGVEGRSRDGRGGGHGRSGQRSGKRPVPAALRVLSSVKVLGEGVDTANCDSVAFCDARGSMIDIVQMVGRALRIKPGQGKIASLIVPVFLAPGETPDEMLTSDAYGALAKVLSALRAHDTETIEHLADPRVRSGSWLPEGAEVGEAVAEREVSEGERGPSTPAQELLKFSTPRDPALLARFVKLRVIEPENTFWRRGIQACVRYVKETGAGQLRVPYDYVTPDDWVPAGFPLGTWLADQRKSHKVGRLDAGRVEQLDGLGMVWSHQDVAFEEGLTAARAWAAVHGHLLPPVTAVWDGYPVGTWTKNQRFAARTADTNAERREAGLAVESSAGASTEARRAALDEIDPGWCPVWDTGWQRCFRLIQNLLQDGGALPVTADKVIVQGEDLGRWVTAQRHGWEQLLPAQQWLLENVLGIEPAEETERPVKRTQDTMWALNLAAARQYHAREGHLRVPRKHVEHLEGAAEGTTGPASRQAGAGEPVTVRLGTWLDNVRKRAHKLTEQRHADLDQLGMRW